The nucleotide window AAACAACTACGGGTTCATCCTTTAGAATTAATTGTGAGCAAGAAATTGCTCTTTTACAGTTGGATATTCAGTCTTTCCCTTTTAAGGAAAATATAGAGACGGTAAATTGGAAAGGTTCTCAAACTGAATTAATTGAATTAATTAAGGCGTTAATTGAGAATGGAACTATTAAAGGCAAACAAAAAGATTTAATACCTAAATTTTGCAAGTTTTTTAATATAGAAATAAAAGACCCAGATAGCTTATTAAAAGGAATCAAAAATAGAAGTTTAGGCAGCGAAACGTTGTTCTTAAATAATTTGACCAAAGTTCTTCAGGATTATATCAATAAATCATCTTTAAAATAAAAATTAGATACCAGTCATATGCCAGTGGTATTTAAACCAATCTAAATCAATTGATTTTTGACCATTATTAATTTTAATGGAACATAAATGAAAAAGTCAATTGAACCTAACACTACAAATACAAATAATCTTCAAGAATTAATTGCCATTAAAGTCTATGACGCTTTAAGTAACATTCAAATATCAAACGAAGATGGATATCTGACACGTCACGAGGTAACTAAATTATTGAAAATTAGTCTCGCTACACTTCATAATTGGACTAATAAAGGGTATTTGAAGGCTTATCAAATTGGAGGAAGGGTTTATTATAAACATTCCGAAATAGAATCGTCACTAACTGAATTAAAACCATTTTGCCAGAAATAGGCGACTTTTAAGAAATGGTGGTGGTCGATTATATAAAATGCCATATTGCAAATTGTGATATCATATCTCTTATAAATCATCCCTTATTGTCTTTTCAACAAAGGAATTTATCTGAATATGGCGAATTAATTCCTATAACCAACACCGCGCTTATTGATAGAACTGGACGACTCAAAGAGAAATATTACAGGCCGTACAAAATAGCATTCTATAGGGACCTAAAATTCAAAATTTATGAATCCTTTGAGGATGAAAAGAATTACAATTTTGCTACAATTGAAGGGTCTTTGCATAAGTATTCGAATGAGGGTTTACATAATTTTAATGATTTCTCAATACAGGATTTGAATAATGTAGTAAGGGATATACAACACCGTTTGAATCTATCTCCGAAAAATTTAATATTGAAGCAATTAGAAATCGGATTGAATTTAAGACTAACGGAATTCAAAAGTAGAGAGGTAATCAAAGGATGTTTGATGTATAGAAGAAAACGATTCAAAAATGTTTTTACAAAAGATGAAGGAGAATATATCCAAGTTTTTCAACAAAGAAGGGTTCTAAAAATTTATGATAAGGCCCTACACTATTTAAATAAAGGGTTTGATATAAAACATGAAATTCTTCGAATAGAATTAAAGTATCAAAGGATGAATGATTTAAAAGAAAAAGGAATTTATAGCCTTCAGGACCTTTTAGACTTTGATTTTACTTATTTTATGGAACAGTTATCAACTGCTTGGAAAAATGTCTTATACGTGGATGAAATTGCTTTACACAATCACAATAATAAATTTCAGTACCTATATCCATTTTATTGGGAACAATTAACCCCAAGCAACTTTCAATACCATAGAGAGAAGTTAATTAAGATATTATCTAATTCAGAGATGGATAAAAGACAAATTGTATCAAATTTAATTAAGGGTAAGGCTAAGAGTTTAATTGAAAAAACTATAGAAACTAACTATTAATATATAGTGTTAGTTTTAATAGTATAGGGATAAATATCAAGTTAAGAATGGCCTACAATTTTGATTTAATATTAAAAGAAGCAGAGGGATTAATAGAACGTCACAATTTACTTTTTTTAGAAGACCTTATCGCTTATTTGCCTTGTTCTAAAACTACCTTTTACGCTCATAAACTGAACGAATCGGACTCTATAAAAGAACTACTTAATAAAAATAGAGTTAAGTTAAAGGTGAGCCTCCGAGAAAAATGGTTTAATAGTAACAATCCAACATTACAAATTGCATTGTATAAACAAATAGCCACAGAGAATGAGCGAAAGAGACTTTCTCAATCCTTTATAGACATCAATGAAACCGAAGTGCCAGTAGAAATGAGATTAGATTTGACCAAATTATCCATTGGAACACTTCTAGAGCTTCAACAAATGATTGAAACGAATTAGTTCATTATTATTCTACAAACATACTTACAATAATTCCTTTTATTTTTCAAAAAGTTGGAGTAGTATTGTATTCCTCCCTTAGTAATTAATTTTCAAGAAAAATATTTATGCCCAATTCCCAAGAGATATCCAGTTTTATTTGGAACGTCTGTGATGACGTTTTACGCGGTTTGTTTAAGCAACACGAATATGGCGATGTCATATTGCCATTCTTGGTTTTAAGACGTTTAGATTGTGTTATTGAGCCTCAAAAGGATACGGTCATTCGATTGTATAATGAATTAAAAGATGATGTGGAACCCGCTCCCATTATTATGAAACAAACGGGTTTAAGGTTTTATAACCGTTCTAATTTTGACCTTCAGCGTCTAAAAGGGGACCCAAATGGTCTAAAAAACAATTTTCCCAACTATATAAACGGTTTTTCTCATAACGTCTTTGAAATATTAGAAAATTTCCAACTAGATAAACCCGTACAAAAGCTTCTTAAGAATAATAAACTCTATTTGCTTATTGACAAATTCACGGATATCGATTTACATCCAGATAAGGTGGATAATCATACGATGGGCCAAATTTTTGAAGAGTTGCTCAGGAAGTTTTCAGAAATGTCCAATGAAACAAGTGGTGAACATTATACCCCTAGAGATATAGTGAAATTGCTTGTTTCCCTTGTATTTGCTGAGAATAAGGAAAAATTAACTGGTTCAGGCATTATCAGGTCTATTTTCGACCCTTGTTGTGGTACTGGAGGTATGTTAACTATTGGCAAAGACTGGATTTCAGAGAACATCCCAAACCAAGTGATGGTAAATCTTTATGGGCAAGAATTAAACCCACAAACGTATTCTATTTGTAAATCGGATATGTTAATTACGGGAGAGGACCCAGACAATATACGCTTGGGCTCCTCCTTGTCTTTTGACCAATTTGAAGGTCGGAAATTTGATTATATGATTACCAATCCTCCTTTCGGCGTGAGTTGGAAATCTGAAAAAGATTTTATTGATGAAGAATCTAAAAACCCATATGGTCGATTTGGTGTTGGTACACCAAGAAGTTCTGACGGGTCACTATTATTTCTTCAACATATGATTTCCAAAATGAAAGATGAGGGTTCTAGAATAGGTGTCATATTTAACGGGTCACCATTATTTACTGGAGACGCAGGAAGTGGTGAGAGTGAAATCCGCAGATGGATAATTGAAAATGATTGGTTGGAGTGTATTGTTGCCTTACCTGACCAACTATTTTTTAATACAGGTATTTCAACTTATATATGGATTGTAACCAATGACAAGAAACCAAATCGCAAGGGAAAGGTTCAATTAATTGATGGTTCACAGTTTTATAAAGCAATGAAGAAATCTTTAGGTTCTAAAAGAAAAGAAATCTCATCTGAACAATGTGAGGAGTTAATCAATACCTATAATAACTTCGAAGAAAACGAATATTCTAAAATTTACGATAATGAGTTCTTTGGATATACCAAAGTGGTTATCGAGCAACCTTTAAAAGAAAATGGTGAATTGGTTTCGAAAAAAGATGGTTCACTTAAAGCTGATACTTCGTTAAGAGATAGTGAAAGGATACCTCTTACAGATGATGTGGAAGAATATTACAATAGGGAAGTTAAACCTCATTTACCTAATAGTTGGATGGATAGAGATAAAGACAAGGTAGGATATGAAATTAACTTTACTAAGTATTTTTATACATACAAACCACTGCGCCCCTTAAACGAGATAACAAAGGACCTACTGGCATTGGAAAGAGAGTCTGAAAATTTGCTTAAAGAAATCTTATAGTATTATGAAGTTATATAACCTAAAAGATAATGAACTCACTCAAGTACCTCTTAAATCTTTTAAGCTTGAAAAGGACATACAACAGTTGGTAGAGGCTAACGTAGAGGTACTGTTCGACCTAGAGTTTGTGAGAACAGAGTTTCCTCTTCAGCAATTTAGGTTAGACAGCCTTTGTTATGATAGAGCTTCAAATGCTTTCGTAATTATAGAATATAAAAAAGGGTCTAGCTATTCTGTTATAGACCAAGGATATACCTATCTATCTTTAATGCTAAACAATAAAGCAGATTTTATCTTAGAATATAATGAGCGTTTAAATAAGAACTTAAGGCGTGATGATGTAGACTGGACCCAATCCAGAATCATTTTTGTTTCACCAAAATTTTCTGAATACCAGAAACATTCCATCAATTTTAGAAATGTGCCTTTTGACCTTTGGGAAATTACGCGATATGACAATCATACGGTCGGGTTAAATAAAATTGAAACTAGTTCTGATGTTGATATTAATGATACCATTGATAACCAAAACAGCACAGATATTGTAAAACAGGTATCAAACCAGATTGTGAAATATGATGAAGAGTATCACCTATATAAAAGTAAATCGAGACCAGAGCGAGTTGTGGAACTCTATTTTGAATTGAAAAATAGGGTTTTAGAATTAGGGGATGATATTGAGATTAAATTTGGAAAACAAACCATTGGATTTAAGGCTAACAAAATATTCGCCGATTTCATAATTTATGATTACGGTATTGGTATTATGCTCAACATGAAAAAGGGTGAAATGAATGGCGATTTTAAGAATTTAACTCGAGATATGAGCAAGGTTGGGCATTGGGGTAATGGGGATTATAAAATTTCGGTAAATCCAGATGAGGTAGATGTGGACTATGTAATTTCTCTAATTAAAGAATCATACATAAATCAATCCTGATGGAAAGATATAGTGCATACAAAGATTCAGGTGTTGAGTGGATTGGCGATATTCCTAGCCATTGGATTATTAATAAATTTAACAGAGAAGTTTACTTTCAGGAAGGTCCTGGGTTGCGAACATTTCAGTTTACGGAAGATGGAACAAAAGTCATTTGTGTGACCAATATAACTGAAACAGGTATCGAATTTGATAAACTAAAGAAGTATATATCTGAAGAAGAATATCTAAAAAAATATCAGCATTTTACAGTCCAAAATGGTGATTACCTCCTTTCTAGTTCAGGTAACTCTTGGGGGAAGGTTTGCGAATATAAATCTGATGAAAAAGTAATTTTGAACACCTCAACCATCAGGTTAAATTCCTTAAATCCTTATAAGCTTGATAAACGATTAATACCGCATATACTAAACAGCAATTTTGTAAAGATACAGTTAGAAATACTAATGACAGGTTCTTGTCAACCAAACTTCGGACCGTCGCATTTAAATCAATTATTAGTTCCTGTTCCTGATTATGCTGAACAACAAAAAATAGTTGAGTTTTTAGATGACAAGACAGCTAAGATTGACAGACTACTTCAAATTAAGGAGAAAAAGATAGAACTACTAAAAGAGAAACGGACCTCATTAATTAATCAGGTGGTTACAAAAGGTCTCGACCCTAATGTAGAAATGAAAGATTCAGGTGTTGAGTGGATTGGAGAGATACCTAAGCACTGGGCCACTATTAAATTGAAGTATTTATGTGAAATAGTGTATGGTATCTCACCGCCAGATACAACTTATAATTATGAAGGCTTAGGCTCTATTTTAATAAATGGACCAGTGGAATATTCTAAAAAAGATTTTGGCTACACCAGAAGTCTTAAATGGACCACGGACCCTAAAAAATTTACCTCTAAAGGTAGTTTGTTATTTTGTTTAAGAGGTTCTACGACAGGTCGAATGAATATAACACATGCGGATGTTTCTATTGGAAGAGGTGTATGTTCGCTTAAAAGTAAAGAAAGTCAATGGTTCATGATATATTCTATGATGATGTTGAGAATACATATACAGAAACAAATTTCAGGCTCGACATTTCCTTCAGTAACTAAAGATGATGTGGATAATTATTTGATATGTCATCCTCCATTGGAAGAACAAAATGGAATTGCTAAGTACTTAGATATACAAACCAATGAAATAGACCGCCTTATTAAACTAGAACAAAAAAAAATAGAGTTATTAAAAGAATACCGTCAGTCTCTTATATCAGAGGTGATTACTGGCAAAATTAAGGTTTTTGAGGAGGTATTAGGGGTAAATTAAACTTTACTAATTCAGTTTTGGAACAAAAGGAAAAACTTAAAATTACTGATGTTATTAAAGGAGTTGTATCAATTGCATTTCTCGCAGCTGTGATTTATGTCATTTATATAATGTTTAAGGAAGTAGTACTACCTTTTTTCCCTTTTTTAAGAGATATGTATGTTGAAGTTATTAAGCCAATTTTTGGAATAATCCCAAATGAATTATGGAGTGTATTTTTTGGATTCTTAGTAATTTTTAGCTTTTGGAAAATTATTAGGAATAGATAGATAAAATAAAGGACATAATGCAGACACCTAACGAGGAAAGATTCGAAAAACATATAGAGCAAAACTTGCTTGATAATGGTTACATTTCTCGCCTTTATACCGAATATGATAAGAACTATTGTCAGCTAAAAGAAGAGTTTATTTCCTTTATTAAGTCTACTCAAAAAGACGATTACGATAAATTATCCAAACAATTCGAAACCTCCACTGATAGACATTTATGCAAGGTTGTAAATGACCAAATTTCCAAAAGGGGGATAGTTGATGTTCTCCGCAAAGGCATTAATACTAGAGGCTCTTCCTTCGATTTGGTTTATTTTCAACCGAAAAGTGGATTAAACCCAGAGCATAAGCAGAAATACGAGAAAAATAAGTTCACCTGTGTCCGTCAATTGCACTATTCAAACAAAAATGAGAATAGTATCGATATGGTTCTATTTCTAAACGGCATTCCCATTATTACAATGGAACTTAAGAATCAGCTTACTGGCCAAAACATTAGACATTCTGAAAAACAATATTCCTACGATAGGAACCCATTAGGAGAGCCTTTATTACAATTTAAACGGTGCTTGGTGCATTTCTGTATAGATAATGATAAAGTATCTATGACTACCCGTTTAAATGGTTCTAAAACACGTTTCCTCCCCTATAACAAAGGAATTGAAAATCCTATCGTTGAAAATGGGTATCGCACAGAGTATATGTGGAACGATATCTTCAGGCCAGACTCTCTTTTAGATATCATAGAAAATTTTGTACTTGTTGTTGTCGAATCAAGTAAGGAATGGAGCAACAAGCTGCAAAAAGTTGTTAACGAAAAGTCTGAAATTTTAATTTTTCCTCGGTATCATCAATTAGATGTCATAAGGCGTTTAAGGTCCAAAGTAAAAGAGGAAGGGGTTGGTCATAACTATCTCGTACAACACACCACTGGTTCTGGAAAATCTTATAGTATTGGATGGTTGGCCCATACTTTAACTTCATTATATAGGGCAAATACAGACGTTAAGAGAATGTTTGATTCCATTTTGGTGATAACAGACCGTAAGGTATTGGATAGTCAATTACAGAAGACCTTAAAGGACCTCCAGCAAACCGAAGGTGTGGTTAGTCCTGTTGATGTTAATAGCAAACAACTAAAAGATTATTTGGAAAAAGGCAAGGATATAATAGTTACTACCATTCAAAAATTTCCAGTCATTTCAGAAACCATTTCTCAATTAAAAGGTCAAACTTTTGCTGTAATAATAGATGAGGTGCATTCTTCTCAAAGTGGTGAAACTTCGAAGCATTTAAAGAAGTCGCTATCTGTTGAGGTGTTAGAAGATGAGGATGGAGAAATTGATTATGAGGAAATGATACGTCGAGAAATTGAGTCGAGAGGGAAACAGGAACATATTTCATTTTTTGGTTTTACTGGAACTCCAAAAAATAAGACCCTTGAGCTATTTGGGACAAAAAATGAAGATGGGGGCTTTGAACCTTTCCATTCCTATTCAATGAAACAATCCATTTTTGAAGGCTTCACATTGGATGTGTTGGAACATTACACAACCTATAAGCGATATTTTAAGGTAAAACAGACTGGTGAACAAGATGAAGAATTACCAGAAGGTAGAGCGATGAAATTATTAGTTGATTATGTTGATAGTCACGATGAGGTAATAAAACAGAAAGTCTCTATCATATTAAACCATTTTACTGCAGTTACTTCCAAAAAAATAAATGGAAGAGGTAGGGGTTTAGTCGTGGTGAGGTCCAGAAAACACTGTGTGATGTTTTTTCAGGAAATGGTTAGGCAAATGAAGGAAAGAGGACTTTCTTACTCTTGTTTGGTCGCATTTAGTGGAACAGTTCACCTAATGGGTCAAGAATTTACCGAAAGTTCCTTAAACTCGTCAAATGGAATGGAAGGAAACAATATTCCTAGTGCTTTCAAGGACCCTAAATTTAGACTTTTGATAGTGTCGAGTAAATTTCAAACAGGATTTGATGAACCTCTATTGCATTCGATGTATGTTGACAAGAAATTGAATGGTGTTCAATGTGTTCAAACCTTGTCTCGACTTAATAGAACCAAAACTGGAAAGACTGACACATTTGTTTTAGATTTTGTAAATGATACTGAGGAAATAGTTAATTCTTTTCAGCCTTATTATACTTCAACAATACTTAAAGAAGAAACTGAGCCAGATAGATTATATGATTTACAATATGAAATCGAGGCTTATAATCTGTTCACAGATGACCATATCGACCGTTTTTGTAAAGAATTTTATAAAGAAACCGAAACAGATGAGAATTTACAGCCTATAATTAATGAAGTTGTTGATAATTGGAAAGAATTAGAAACGGATGAGGAGCGCGATGGTTTCAAATCAAAAATTCAGTCGTTTTCAAGGTTATATTCATACATCTCACAGATAATCAACTTTACTGAAGTCAATTGGGAAAAACTATATGTCTTCCTTCGCTATGTCAACAAAAAACTACCTAAAGGTGAGACTGAAAAATTAGATATCACCGAAGCCGTTGACTTAAGTTCACTGAGGATACAAATGATAGGTGAATCGAACCTTTCATTAGAAGATAAAACGGGAATTTTGTATCCAATAGATGGAGATTCGGGAGGCTTAAAAGCTGAAGAAGAAAAAAATCTATTGTCTTACATAATTGAAAGAATTAATGAAGTTTATGGTATTGACTTGTCAGAAGAAGATAGGTTGGACCTTCAAAATGTAACGGAACGTTTAGATAAAAACGAAGAGCTAAATGCTGTGATGAAAGGAAATAATTCAGAATATGATAGGAAAGATTACTTTAAAAAAGTGTTGAAGGATGAGGTTTCTGAATACTATGGGGATAGGTTAGAGTTCTATAAGAAAATTATGAATACAAAGGTGTTTCCAATGATTTTAGATGGGATGTATAGGGAATATAAAAGAGCAAGTTACTAAGTAGTTGAAAGATGACTAAAAAGAAAAAATTAACACCTGAAGAATATAAAGTGATTGCGAGAAAAAAAGGGGAATGGATGCTAAAGTGTTTAGAAAGAGATAAACTCAAAAAAGAAGAAGAGCTTTTGGAAAGTTGGTTTGGATACGCACACGATGAACGTTTTTGTGATGCACGTATCAATATCACAAAAGATACAAAGTTATTTCAAGAGGAGTCAGAATTTGGTGTTGGTGCTTGGATAAAAGTGCCTGCTTCAAAAGATGTTATGTATTCGGATGGTTATTCTCAAGCAGCTAGAATAATATATGATTCAATTTCTGAGAAAAAGGGAAATTCTAATTTTCTGGTCTATCCTTTAATATTTATTTACAGGCAATGCTTAGAATTAAAACTTAAGGAATTGATTAGAGCTGGATTTAAAGTTCTAAATAATGAGTTAAAACAAGAAATTGAACCCCAGCTTAAAACGTTTAATAACGGGGAAATTGAAAAAGTTCATAAATTAAATTTGCTCTGGAACGACGTTAAAATTTTAGCTTCAGGTTTGAAATTTGAACAGGATGAAGAATGGAAGGAGGCTGAAATTATTTTAAATCAATTTCACGAAGAAGACCCAAATGGTGTAAGTTTCAGATTTCCTTATTCCCATAATTGGAAGACTATAAAAAACACGATTGATTTATATCATTTTGCATCATTGATGGACATAACAATTTTGTTTCTGGATGGTATTAGAGATTTAGTTTATGAGATTGAAGAGGCTTAATTAATAAACTTCTCTAATGATAATATTAAACTCCTACCATTGTTTGATTTACAGGTTTTAGAATCTTTCAAGAGAAATTATATTAAAATATAGAACAAGGATTTACTTAAAAAATTTGATTGAAAATAGATTGATTGAACTAGACAGCTTTATTCCTTGGTCTGGTAATTTAAGGTTAGTGAAAATTTATGCAGTTTCTAATTATTTTTTAGAAGTAGTTTTAGATTTTGAAACCCGAAAAATTGAATCAATTAGTTCTTTCAACTCTATCGAATACCTGGAAAAATATCCAGAAATTTCAGATTTGTTTACCTCTCGAATTTATAATTTGGGATTGTATTAGTTTAAAAATATTCTGTTGGAAAAGGAATTAAAAAAAATATTGAATATTATAGAATCTGATGAATATTATGATAAGGTCAATGAATATGTCAAAAGAACCTTATTTACAGTTCAAGATATAATTGAGTATTACGATGATGAATGTGATTTAAAATCTTTGGACTTTCAATGTATGCAAAATGGAGTGCCTCCAGAAAGATATTTATCCGATTTAATTAAATTGTTGTTTTTAGGGTATATTACTCTAGTTAATAAATCTACTGACACTAAAGAGTTCACCTTAGGGTCATCAAGAATAGGTGGAATTTATATTCCAAAAGAAAAAAAAATAAAATATAACCATTCGGAAAATGATGATTTAGGATTTTTAAAACTTTGGCTAGATTCCAAAATTAGTTCAATAAAGGGTGAAGATTATTTAACTCGATATACAGGGCAAACTATTGAAGAAATATTCAAAATTGACCCTGATTATATCGTAGATAAAATTTCAAAAAACCATTTCATTATGAGTTTATCCTCAATTGAAATATTAGAGAGGAGGTATAAGTATGATTTTTCGACAAGTTTTAAAAATCAATTAAAAATTAGGCATAAAGAATACCTTCAAAAAAAAGAACAATTAAAAAAGGATAGTCAAATTAAACCTTACCATAATATTGATATTAATGATGAGGATTTGGGTTTAGTTAATCAAAATGAGTTTAGTAATTATCTCACGGTGAATTCCATTCCCCATAAAATTAATGATGGAAGAATTATTGTAACGAGCGATTTTTTTTGGTATTCTGGAGTGAAGATGACGAATAATTTAACTATTTGTGGAAACCTTCATGTATCTGAAATGCTCAATACCCCTAAATTAATTCCAAATGGTCTTAAAGTTAATGGATATATTCAATTTGGACAATTTCAATTTACAGATGATGACAATAATTCCATCGAATTTGACAGTTGGTTGAAAATCGAATAAAGGACAAAATAAAATATACTGTCTAAATACTGACTAAAATAAATAAAAAAACATCTAAATAATTGATATCCAGATGTTTTTATAAATAACTCGTGGAGTCGGAGGGATTCGAACCCTCGTCCAAACAAGCTGACAAACAGCTTTCTACACGTTTAGTCTTTATTTGTTTTTTCGATGTGACACTGGCAAAAGACCACCCATGACACACTTAGCTTCTTAGGTTTCAACAGAACCACAAAGCTAGATTCTGTCTATGTTAACATTTACGATGCCCCTTGTCGGAATGCCGCTAACCAAGGCCTTCCAGGGACATTTAGCCTTCCCGCCTAGCGGGAACATGGGCCGAAATCTTACTATAATTCAGATTAGGCAGCTAAAGCGTAGTTATTCTCGCCGTTTAAAGTTTGGTACAGCCTTTAACGTGTTTCAATACCATTACACGACGTGCTTACTATCCACCAGGTCTTGCTGTCAAAACCAGTCGACCCCATGTGAAATATTCCTTTATATCTTATGGATTAAATCACCTTAAGATTTTAAAGGATGACAAAATTACATAAATAATATATTTCGTCTCTATACATATTAGGCAAAAACTATTCCAATGAAGTCAATGTCATGCCAGATACTATATTATTTTCAAACTAAATAAAATGTTTTGATAAAGGAAGGAACGAAAGTTAGTTGGAAGTGGGGAAATGGAAAAGACCATGGAACGGTAAAGAAAACTTATGCTGAAGAAGTTTCTAAAACTATCCAAGGTAGTAAGATTATTAGGAAGGGCGAATTAGAAAATAAAGCGTTGTATATTGAACAAGAGGATGGAGGGCATGTTTTAAAATTGGAAAGTGAGGTAAATAGAGCCGATTAATGTTGTTGGTATAGCTAATTTCTAATCGTACTTTTGTGGTACTAACAGAACAGAATGAAATTTGGAATTATAAGGGAGCGGAAATCTCCTCCAGATCGGCGTGTCGTTTTTACA belongs to Aegicerativicinus sediminis and includes:
- a CDS encoding type I restriction-modification system subunit M; the encoded protein is MPNSQEISSFIWNVCDDVLRGLFKQHEYGDVILPFLVLRRLDCVIEPQKDTVIRLYNELKDDVEPAPIIMKQTGLRFYNRSNFDLQRLKGDPNGLKNNFPNYINGFSHNVFEILENFQLDKPVQKLLKNNKLYLLIDKFTDIDLHPDKVDNHTMGQIFEELLRKFSEMSNETSGEHYTPRDIVKLLVSLVFAENKEKLTGSGIIRSIFDPCCGTGGMLTIGKDWISENIPNQVMVNLYGQELNPQTYSICKSDMLITGEDPDNIRLGSSLSFDQFEGRKFDYMITNPPFGVSWKSEKDFIDEESKNPYGRFGVGTPRSSDGSLLFLQHMISKMKDEGSRIGVIFNGSPLFTGDAGSGESEIRRWIIENDWLECIVALPDQLFFNTGISTYIWIVTNDKKPNRKGKVQLIDGSQFYKAMKKSLGSKRKEISSEQCEELINTYNNFEENEYSKIYDNEFFGYTKVVIEQPLKENGELVSKKDGSLKADTSLRDSERIPLTDDVEEYYNREVKPHLPNSWMDRDKDKVGYEINFTKYFYTYKPLRPLNEITKDLLALERESENLLKEIL
- a CDS encoding DUF5655 domain-containing protein; protein product: MKLYNLKDNELTQVPLKSFKLEKDIQQLVEANVEVLFDLEFVRTEFPLQQFRLDSLCYDRASNAFVIIEYKKGSSYSVIDQGYTYLSLMLNNKADFILEYNERLNKNLRRDDVDWTQSRIIFVSPKFSEYQKHSINFRNVPFDLWEITRYDNHTVGLNKIETSSDVDINDTIDNQNSTDIVKQVSNQIVKYDEEYHLYKSKSRPERVVELYFELKNRVLELGDDIEIKFGKQTIGFKANKIFADFIIYDYGIGIMLNMKKGEMNGDFKNLTRDMSKVGHWGNGDYKISVNPDEVDVDYVISLIKESYINQS
- a CDS encoding restriction endonuclease subunit S encodes the protein MERYSAYKDSGVEWIGDIPSHWIINKFNREVYFQEGPGLRTFQFTEDGTKVICVTNITETGIEFDKLKKYISEEEYLKKYQHFTVQNGDYLLSSSGNSWGKVCEYKSDEKVILNTSTIRLNSLNPYKLDKRLIPHILNSNFVKIQLEILMTGSCQPNFGPSHLNQLLVPVPDYAEQQKIVEFLDDKTAKIDRLLQIKEKKIELLKEKRTSLINQVVTKGLDPNVEMKDSGVEWIGEIPKHWATIKLKYLCEIVYGISPPDTTYNYEGLGSILINGPVEYSKKDFGYTRSLKWTTDPKKFTSKGSLLFCLRGSTTGRMNITHADVSIGRGVCSLKSKESQWFMIYSMMMLRIHIQKQISGSTFPSVTKDDVDNYLICHPPLEEQNGIAKYLDIQTNEIDRLIKLEQKKIELLKEYRQSLISEVITGKIKVFEEVLGVN
- a CDS encoding helix-turn-helix domain-containing protein: MKKSIEPNTTNTNNLQELIAIKVYDALSNIQISNEDGYLTRHEVTKLLKISLATLHNWTNKGYLKAYQIGGRVYYKHSEIESSLTELKPFCQK
- a CDS encoding RteC domain-containing protein, whose protein sequence is MDYKKFKELYNLDSFNEALIKSKEIKEANERLEYWKDLLHQYKKDKTLLSPSSTNQMALAIDAIGETTTGSSFRINCEQEIALLQLDIQSFPFKENIETVNWKGSQTELIELIKALIENGTIKGKQKDLIPKFCKFFNIEIKDPDSLLKGIKNRSLGSETLFLNNLTKVLQDYINKSSLK
- a CDS encoding hypervirulence associated TUDOR domain-containing protein, with amino-acid sequence MIKEGTKVSWKWGNGKDHGTVKKTYAEEVSKTIQGSKIIRKGELENKALYIEQEDGGHVLKLESEVNRAD
- a CDS encoding type I restriction endonuclease subunit R, with amino-acid sequence MQTPNEERFEKHIEQNLLDNGYISRLYTEYDKNYCQLKEEFISFIKSTQKDDYDKLSKQFETSTDRHLCKVVNDQISKRGIVDVLRKGINTRGSSFDLVYFQPKSGLNPEHKQKYEKNKFTCVRQLHYSNKNENSIDMVLFLNGIPIITMELKNQLTGQNIRHSEKQYSYDRNPLGEPLLQFKRCLVHFCIDNDKVSMTTRLNGSKTRFLPYNKGIENPIVENGYRTEYMWNDIFRPDSLLDIIENFVLVVVESSKEWSNKLQKVVNEKSEILIFPRYHQLDVIRRLRSKVKEEGVGHNYLVQHTTGSGKSYSIGWLAHTLTSLYRANTDVKRMFDSILVITDRKVLDSQLQKTLKDLQQTEGVVSPVDVNSKQLKDYLEKGKDIIVTTIQKFPVISETISQLKGQTFAVIIDEVHSSQSGETSKHLKKSLSVEVLEDEDGEIDYEEMIRREIESRGKQEHISFFGFTGTPKNKTLELFGTKNEDGGFEPFHSYSMKQSIFEGFTLDVLEHYTTYKRYFKVKQTGEQDEELPEGRAMKLLVDYVDSHDEVIKQKVSIILNHFTAVTSKKINGRGRGLVVVRSRKHCVMFFQEMVRQMKERGLSYSCLVAFSGTVHLMGQEFTESSLNSSNGMEGNNIPSAFKDPKFRLLIVSSKFQTGFDEPLLHSMYVDKKLNGVQCVQTLSRLNRTKTGKTDTFVLDFVNDTEEIVNSFQPYYTSTILKEETEPDRLYDLQYEIEAYNLFTDDHIDRFCKEFYKETETDENLQPIINEVVDNWKELETDEERDGFKSKIQSFSRLYSYISQIINFTEVNWEKLYVFLRYVNKKLPKGETEKLDITEAVDLSSLRIQMIGESNLSLEDKTGILYPIDGDSGGLKAEEEKNLLSYIIERINEVYGIDLSEEDRLDLQNVTERLDKNEELNAVMKGNNSEYDRKDYFKKVLKDEVSEYYGDRLEFYKKIMNTKVFPMILDGMYREYKRASY